Genomic window (Pirellulaceae bacterium):
TTACCATCACGAGCCTGCTGCTTGCCTCACAAATAGCAACGACGGCTGGTTATTACCGAGAAAAAATACAGATAAAAAAATCCAGCGCCCGCGGAACAATACTCAATTGACGCAAAACTTGGCGAACATCATACCAATCTCCCGACAGATTGAGATCCAAAAATAACCCACGATCTGTTTTGCTTCCCGCTGTCATTTCACGAATCCCCGCTTGACCGGGACGCAAGAAAGAAACTCGCCAAACGCGTTTCAGCCCCCATGGCATTGTGAGTCCTGCTTTGAAATCGGATTGGTGTCGATCACCTTCGCAATAAAGTAGACACGATCGTTGACGACAAGCTCGTACTCGGCGATCTTTAAAGGGGTACATTTCATGACCGACCTAAGTGGACTCGCAGCGTGTCAGATCAACTTCCTCATACCCCAAGCTCAACGGATCGCATGCAATGCATGGAAATCTGGGGAGGCAACGCTCCAGTAGATCGGAGCTTCACAGTTCCAGGACTCGAAGTTTGGGTTTACAGTCAACCCTATAAGCAAGACGCCCGCGGAGGCGACGTTTATTATGTATCCTCTTGCCTTTCAGGTCGCATCACCCGTCTCCTGGTAGCCGATGTCAGCGGGCACGGCCAGGCCGTCGCGGGCGTGGCGACTGGACTCCGTGATCTGATGCGGCGAAACGTCAATTTGATTAATCAAAGTCGTTTCGTTCGTGAAATGAATCAGCAATTCCCAGTGGGACCTGACTTCGAAATCTTCGCAACAGCACTCGTTTGCACATTTTTTGCACCGACACAATTCTTACAGTTTTGCAATGCGGGAAATCCGGTCCCCTATCTTTTTCGTGAACAGGCAGGAAGCTGGTCTTCGGCTGAAGAGTTGGCCCAGGTGGTCAAAGGCCAAGGTCGCATGGCAGACACCCCTCTCGGTATCTTTCAGGATGCAGATTATTCGCAATTCGAAACCAAGCTTTTCCCAGAGGACATGGTACTTTGTGCCAGCGATGCGCTGACAGAATCGCTCGACAAATCCGGTAATTTGTTGGGAGCTGACGGACTACTGAAAATTGTGAATCAGCTGGATCCAACGCAACCCTCCCAACTGATTCCCCAAATCTTGCGGCAGGTGGCTGCCCAACACCCAGGAAATTTGAGCCAGGACGATACAACCCTATTGCTATTTCGCGCCAACGGCACCAAGTCGCCTCGTAAAAACGATTGGCTCGCTTTTTTCCGTTGGTTGCGTGGCGTTCGTGATCGAACTCAACTCACCGAAACTCCTTAGATCCCGACGCACCATGGAATTCAATCGCTCGTTTGGCGTGAAACGAGCTTTCAAGAGGCTATCGACTCGCTGATAATGAGGACATCTCGACTTTCCAGTTTCGATCAGACTTTTTCGGCCGCCTTCACCAACCATCACGATCAACGAGTGTCATCTCTTGAACGAACACTCTAATTCCTCGCCTGCCCCAATCGATCGAATCCTGATCATCGGTGGTGGAACGGCTGGCTGGATGAGCGCTACCTACTTGCGGCGTCTGACCAACTGCCAAGTCGCATTGATCGAGTCACCGAATGTGCCGACTGTCGGTGTAGGTGAAGCCACCATTCCTGCAATTGTCGACTTCCTGAAAGTCCTTGATCTCAATGAAGATGAATTCATGCGACGGTGCCAAGCAACTTATAAGCTTGGTATTGAGTTCATCGATTGGTTACACGAGGATCACCGCTATTGGCATCCTTTTGGCCTCTGCGGCGGTCAGTTGGACAACCTTGATCTATTTCATTTCTGGCTGAAACGTAAACGCGAAACTCAAAATCAAGAGGAGTATGCTGCTTATTCCCTGCAGGCTTTGCTGGCGGAAGCAGGGAAAGTACATCGAACAATCGGCGGCAATCCCATTGTTCAAAACTATGCTTTTCATCTCGACGCCGCTGCCTTTGCAAACTACCTGCAATCGATTGCAACAAAGCACGGCGTTCGGCATGTTTCGGCAGACGTGCAGCAAGTCGAGACAAATGACAATGGCTGGATCAAGGGCGTTGAACTAACAGATGGTCGAATGGTTCAAGCTGACCTCTACCTGGATTGCACCGGAAGCAGAGGGCTACTGATCGAGCAAGGCCTGCAAGACCCTTACGTCGACTGGTCGGAAACGCTGCTTTGTGATCGAGCTGCCGTGGTCTCTCTTCCCGTCGACCCGCAGATGCCTCCCTATACTCAGGCAACCGCAGCGTCCGCGGGTTGGATCTGGCGAATTCCACTGCAGAATCGAGTAGGTTGCGGATATGTTTACTCCAATGCTCACCTCTCAGAAACTGCCGCGACGCATGAATTACTTGAATTCACCGGATTGCCGGATCGTGCCGAGTCCTCCGTTCGGCACCTACCCATGCGAGTCGGTCGCCGTAAAACCTTTTGGAAGTCGAACTGTGTTTCCATCGGCCTATCCTCTGGATTTATTGAACCTCTCGAATCGACAGGAATATTTTTGGTTCAGCGAGCGCTGGAGGTACTGCTTGACTGCTTTCCAGATCAAAACTGTCATGAAACATTGCGACAGCTCTTTAACGATCGGCTTGAGGAAGCCTACGAGGAAACTCGAGACTTTGTGTTGTTACACTACCTCCTTTCACGGCGCAACGATTCACCGTTTTGGTCAGCTGCCCGCGACGTGCCCATCCCGACTTCGCTGGCCGATCGACTTCAACGATATGATGAAACCGCTATGATTCTTGAATCCGCGCATCCTGTGTTTCGAGAAATGAATTTTTATTACATTTATGCCGGAAATCAGCGACTGCCAAAACGTCACCACGCACGAGCCAACTTCTCAAATTTCGAATCTGTTTGCCAGCTGCTCGATCGCATCAAGACGAACAATCACAAACTGGTTAAGCAGATGCCTGGGCATGCCGAATTCCTCGACGATCTATTGAGTAAATAGTCCCTGTCTAACAGCAAACATAAACCTCATGACCATGAGATCGACCGGTCGTGAGAGCGTAAAGCAAAGAACACTGGAGGGCTTCCATCGTGGGCGAGCTGCTCCCTTTTGCGAATCGCGTCGCCATTGAGCAGCACGAGACTGGCTCAAATCCAACAATCCGATCAGGGGTTTGGTAAAATCCGGCTTCTCCTGCCCGCTAACCGACGAGGAACTGATTGATGTCCCCCAAAAATGCTTCGCGATTCTGGTTATCTCTGGCAGTTACAGCAACATGGCTCATCACGCCTTCCGGCAAGGCAGACGAATCTAAAACAAGAAAGATTCAGTCGCTTCAAGTCAGTGACACATCCGTAACGGAGATTCTTAAGCATCTCGGTGCCCAGCTCGAGCATGGAACCTCATCCAAACAAATTGCCAGCTACGAAAATCTCTTCAATCGAACAGACCCCAATCAGGACGGAAAACACTCAAAACGAGAATACGTTGAGCAGGGCCAATATCTAACGCCCCGAGCAAGAGCCGGCATCTTTCAGGCTGCGGATGAAAACGCCGATGACTTCGTCACAAGAGACGAATATGTCTTAAATCGAATCATCACCGACGAAGCCAAATCCCTGATTCAGGGCATGGACCACAGCAAAGACGGTCTCGTTGACCGAGCCGAATTTGTCAACCGGACAATAGATCAATTGTCCGATCCGAAACTTGCCAATCAGGTTTTCTCTGCCTTGGATACAAACGAAAATGGTCAGATCACCATTCCAGAATATCTCCAAGTATGGGGCCGCTGGGCGCGTTCCGGACAACCAACCGCCGCAACGCGCATCATCGCTCGAAAAGAAAAGCTGAAGGACGCAACATCAAAACGCCAGTCGACTCCGCCAAAATGATCGTCCACGTCGGGCAACTTCCCAAACCGCAGTTCGAATCCAGCCCCGTTAGACACCCTTGAGCACCCGCCCTAGCCGCCAGCGGTCACTGGCTCCCTCTCAGTGAGCCGTCGAGCAACATGCTCAGTTCGTACCGAGCAATCAACCAAAGCACACCTCCCATCCGAATCCATCGCACCGTTCGCGCCGCGCCCCCCGACTGCTCCAGAAGGCGAGACAGACCGACACCATCTTCACTAGGAATCAGGAAAAATCTCAACACCAGCAGTGCGCGCAACAATTAAATTCGCATTTTCTTGCCGCGACGGGTGCTCAAACTGGGTTTCGCGCATATCATGCCGTGGCGCTTTCGCGGACTGTGATCGCAGGAAGATCGATATTGGGAGACCAATACGGCGGACTCGAAGGCCTACCAAGACGTGAGGCGAGCCAGACCCTTCGCCCCAAACATCTCCTATCCGATCGCCTTCAAACAAAACCAACACAGTGAGCTTCCCATGAAATCTGCATTGCTCATCCTCAGCACCGTTCTCTGTCTCCCAACCGTCGTCTTTGCAGGCGATCGCATGCTGTTCACTTTTGATCGCCCTGATTCGGCATCCAGGTGGCGAGCAGTAAACGATACCGTCATGGGAGGACGCTCGGACGGTCGCTTCAAAATCAACGATCAACAACAGTTTGAGTTTTACGGTAACCTGTCACTCGAAAACAACGGCGGATTCGCTTCCGTCCGAAGCCGGGGAGGACGTTTGGGTTTGGTGACAGGCGATACAATCGTCGCAAAGGTTCGTGGAGACGGTCGCAAATACAGTATGAGTCTCTACACGCCCCAACGAAGAATGGCTTTTTCTTATCGCGCGAGCTTCCAGACGAAGCCGGACGAGTGGATGATCGTAAGGCTTCCCCTCGACAAGTTCGTGGCCACTTCATTCGGTAGAGTCTTACCGGGCCGGCAACTCGATCCCCGCACGGTAGTCGGTATTGGTCTCTTCCTCGGTGACAAGAAGCCCGGTCCGTTCGAACTAGAAGTCGATTGGATCAAGGCAACACAAACCGATCTCCGACCGGTTAGTTCTGGAAAGTAACCGCAGCGAACAGCTTGGTGAGAGGGATCGTTGCTGTCGGACAGTGGGTCATCTCACCGATGTCGCCGCAAAGCTTGGCAACCTACCAACAGTCCAATCCACAACAAGCTGAGGGAGGATGGCTCCGGCACCAGTGAAAAACTCCAAACGTCATTGTCGACGTTGAGATAGTTGACTGGATCAACCGGGTTGAAGGTCTCCCGATCGCCACCGAAGGAGTAAATGGCATCCTGCCCGTCCGCTGTTGAAGCAACAAGCGCGTCAAAGTCGTACTTGACATCTCCTGGCGAGCTTGCATTCCAGGATTCCTGTTCAAGCATTTCCCAGGTAACGCCATTCGGACTACTCCACATATCCATTGGATTAGCAGGCTTGAATGGATCGGTCGGGTCCACGCTGAGTCCGAAACCGCCGAAGACGACGATCTCGTCTTCCAGAAGTACGGCTTGGTGTCCAGGCCGAGCCGGCCACCCGGCAGATTCTGTCACGAGTTCCCAGCTTTCGCCATCTTGTGTTCTCCAGACGTCGTTAAAATACGGTGGACAACGGGGGCCCGAGTCACAAGTAAATCCGTCCTCTCCTCCGAGCAAATAAATAAAGTCATCTTTTACGACCACGGCGGCCCCAGCACGGGGCATCCAAGGAGCCGCGTCAGTCACTTGCTGCCAATCAGCGCCGTCGTTGCTAGATTTCCAGACATCATTGAAATAGATCCTTGGAGGCCCCTGAGGTCCGACGATGGCCGCATCATCATTGGTCGAACCGCCCAGCACATAAATCTCATCCCGGAACACAATGCTGCTCAATCCGGCGCGACCCGCCCAACCTGAATCCATCGTTTTCGCAGTCCAGTTAATTCCGTCTGAACTACTCCAGACATCGTTAAAAAATTCTGAGCTCGGGATTTGCGGTGGACCAAAGGGAGCAGGATTATCAATGATGTTAAAATTCTGACCGCCCAAAACATACATCTCGTCACCCTTGGTGACGCTCTGAAAGTAAGCACGGGCTGACCAATGTCCCGCATTATCGGTTGCTAAGATTTCCTGCCAACTCGCACCTCGGTCATCACTCTTCCAAACATCGCCCCACAGATTACTCGCCCCAAATACAGGAACATCGACGGGGTTTAATGGAGTGCGTCCGCCCATTAGATAAAACTGGTCGTTCAGTTCGACCACTTGCAGTCCGGCTCGCGGTGTCCACGCTGCACTTGAATTCACGACATCCCATTGATAGTCGCTGAATTCAGCAGATTTCACTTCGAGTGACAGGATTGAAAAAAAACCGAAAATCACGAGCGACCAACTAATTCCATGCAGCGGTTGCTTGTCGTGCTTTCCAAACGAGAACATTTCGACGAGCATATTTTGTACCTGAATCAAAAGATAACCAAAGTAACTGAACTCCATTAACCTAAACGGCAATCAGCGAATCGTCAAAGCGCTTCATGAAAACACAAGCGAGTCGAGACATTTTTTTTGACAGGTTTACGTCAGCACTTGGATGTCATCGCAATTTGGTGGCCAACCATTCGAAACCGCTCACGCGCAAGCAAGAAAAAAAAATAATGAAATCCGGTTAGCATGTTTACCAGCGATCGCAACGCTTACGCGTTAGCTCGATCAAGAGCTGGACAGAATCGCTCCCAACGTATGCGTTACACCGCG
Coding sequences:
- a CDS encoding PP2C family protein-serine/threonine phosphatase, yielding MSDQLPHTPSSTDRMQCMEIWGGNAPVDRSFTVPGLEVWVYSQPYKQDARGGDVYYVSSCLSGRITRLLVADVSGHGQAVAGVATGLRDLMRRNVNLINQSRFVREMNQQFPVGPDFEIFATALVCTFFAPTQFLQFCNAGNPVPYLFREQAGSWSSAEELAQVVKGQGRMADTPLGIFQDADYSQFETKLFPEDMVLCASDALTESLDKSGNLLGADGLLKIVNQLDPTQPSQLIPQILRQVAAQHPGNLSQDDTTLLLFRANGTKSPRKNDWLAFFRWLRGVRDRTQLTETP
- a CDS encoding tryptophan 7-halogenase, producing the protein MNEHSNSSPAPIDRILIIGGGTAGWMSATYLRRLTNCQVALIESPNVPTVGVGEATIPAIVDFLKVLDLNEDEFMRRCQATYKLGIEFIDWLHEDHRYWHPFGLCGGQLDNLDLFHFWLKRKRETQNQEEYAAYSLQALLAEAGKVHRTIGGNPIVQNYAFHLDAAAFANYLQSIATKHGVRHVSADVQQVETNDNGWIKGVELTDGRMVQADLYLDCTGSRGLLIEQGLQDPYVDWSETLLCDRAAVVSLPVDPQMPPYTQATAASAGWIWRIPLQNRVGCGYVYSNAHLSETAATHELLEFTGLPDRAESSVRHLPMRVGRRKTFWKSNCVSIGLSSGFIEPLESTGIFLVQRALEVLLDCFPDQNCHETLRQLFNDRLEEAYEETRDFVLLHYLLSRRNDSPFWSAARDVPIPTSLADRLQRYDETAMILESAHPVFREMNFYYIYAGNQRLPKRHHARANFSNFESVCQLLDRIKTNNHKLVKQMPGHAEFLDDLLSK
- a CDS encoding CIA30 family protein: MKSALLILSTVLCLPTVVFAGDRMLFTFDRPDSASRWRAVNDTVMGGRSDGRFKINDQQQFEFYGNLSLENNGGFASVRSRGGRLGLVTGDTIVAKVRGDGRKYSMSLYTPQRRMAFSYRASFQTKPDEWMIVRLPLDKFVATSFGRVLPGRQLDPRTVVGIGLFLGDKKPGPFELEVDWIKATQTDLRPVSSGK